Proteins encoded by one window of Portunus trituberculatus isolate SZX2019 chromosome 27, ASM1759143v1, whole genome shotgun sequence:
- the LOC123509704 gene encoding uncharacterized protein LOC123509704, whose translation MNLFKKMCPVKRKELYVPQRELVISSPTGVTHPIHIVIDKETNCLKGVPPGWREQMDIITGKCAVKDDREAVRSIMTFLQAKGNPEAGLSSDVPEFFNASISKPPGPWDANNGETTVKTVAKGSPTKDEEKKCWSKWRS comes from the exons atgaatttGTTCAAGAAAATGTGTCCTGTCAAAAGGAAAGAGCTATATGTTCCACAGAGAGAATTAGTCATTTCCTCTCCCACGGGAGTGACACATCCAATACACATCGTCATCGACAAGGAGACCAATTGTTTAAAAGGTGTGCCTCCTGGCTGGAGAGAGCAGATGGATATTATAACTGG TAAATGTGCCGTGAAAGATGATCGTGAAGCTGTGCGATCAATAATGACATTTCTGCAAGCGAAAGGGAATCCTGAAGCTGGTCTCAGCAGTGATGTTCCTGAATTCTTCAATGCTTCAATCAGTAAGCCACCAGGTCCCTGGG ATGCAAATAATGGGGAAACTACGGTAAAGACAGTCGCCAAA GGTTCTCCTactaaagacgaagaaaaaaaatgttggtcgAAGTGGAGGAGCTGA